The Juglans regia cultivar Chandler chromosome 10, Walnut 2.0, whole genome shotgun sequence genome includes the window ATGTTATCTAGATTAAGTTCATGTCATGCTAAATTTTAAGTTCAGTTCACGTTTTAGTTCAAGTCATGTAAGTTTATGCCATATTACACGTCAAGTTATTTTATGCTtgcttatgactttgattatgcattcatgtcttTACTGCATgtatgcatcattaacctgtgtggaagtatTCTGTTAACTTTCTAAGATTTGtattcaaatctcaccgtgttagtttcaactaccattcctcccgaatggtagaaGATGTGTCAAGACTAGGAGTGGGAACAGAGCCTGGCAGACTCGAGGAGGTTGAATAGGTGGCGCCGACGTGACACAGAGCTTATGACCTCCTTAGTTAGATTTTTGGACAGTATTATGGCATCGTTGGTCGAGTTACGTGAGTTGCTCGATAAACTAGCCcagtaattatatttttagtgatgtaattatggagctcGGTCTCCCATGCTTTTGGGATTACAATCTTTTGATACCCGTActgtaatcatggatgtttatattttcagtatgcatggattatgttttaagtaattGAGATATCTTTAGTTTGGTGTATTGTATTgctcaaaaggaaaaaaaaaaaaattatccgctacgaatattacatattgttagatgcatgttaggtgcATTCTATCTTTATTTGTCATGAACGGGGTGCAGGTAagcttgtgttgcatgtctcgatgcttcatATGTtcgtccaatcccaagtgaAATCTGTGGACGTCACACTTTGAGGGTTGCATCTTTGCTATTCTAAATTGTACCTGAATACATATCATATATCCCTATTTATAGGGGAATGATGATagagaaataatgaaaatataataaaatcaatgacACCAATTGATACTGATTGGTttatacaataaactaaatatagtagataataaatcatattaccATACGTacaagaatattatgaatatgttataaGTATGGCAATATTGTAACAACtttatagaatattttaggCGTGTAGTCGGTTTCATCAAACAGCTAAAATACTTTTAAGTTAGTAGAGCTTTTAGCAAAGCTCAATATACAAAAGCTAGATAGCCAAATCCCCTATCACCCATAGCAATCCTTGAGAAGTTTGATcaggattttgaaaaatacggGACTCGGGTTGAAGTAGTAGATAATGACAATGATCTGGATATCAGTTCTAGAGCTGACATGTGGTGTTTGTAGGTTCATTTATTactgttattgatattgaagaAACAAACAGTAATTACAACAAATTTTATGGAACAAAACCATACCGAACGTTATCAGCAATGGACAATGGCAAACTATTGCATTGTTTTTGCtctaaagttttactgaacaggCCAGTACTTTAGCTAtcatgttttattgttttttcgtTGCTTTGTTATTTACTTCTCCAATGATCtatcttatttcaaaatttcaagtgTTATTCTTGTCCTTGATCTTATGATcgtatttttatttgaaaaaatctatttaagaGATTTGCTATATGTAAGCCGAAGTGTTAACGCAACGTTTATAGtcagactcattttaacattaaaaaatctattcaacACACATTTTCTTTAATACACCCAACACAGCGTTGATGTGGAAACTTCTCGGATCATTTATGCTAAAAAATCATtggtgttttagtttttttaaaattaaaatagctaGGTTTCATTGTAAGCAGTGTGTTAACACAATAGAAAAGCCAGGTTCGATTGCTCCCTCCTATACATCCATTTTATTCAAcaagaaataatattagtattaatattaataggTTCAAAAGCTTTAGAGGACTGCTATAGttacaaaaagattacataaaaataatttcacaaactgacgtggtttcATGTAATCTGTtcgatctactttataatagaagtaactttataatttgacaaaccacataaaatcacttcaatttgtgagattacttttatgtaatttatctGTGGCTAAAGTATATCTCAAAGCTTTAACACCATGTTGTCTTGCTCGTTAACACCATGTTGATGCTTGTTTGGATTGTTGGCCACCGGCCGGTTTGTTAAAGAGACTACATCAGGAGTACTTGTAGGCTTCTTGTACTTgtggaagtatttttaaatccTATTTTTCAATTGTGTGGCTTTTTGAGCCATTCCCTTGAATTACATCTAAACTATCAATGCCATATACAAGTATATATTGTTTTCTTCTGCTGTGAAATTATCACGCCTTTGAGAATTGAGATTTCCTACTAGTACTGCATCATATTTGTGTTTGGAGTTGTGTATCACAGGTATCGGTAATTTCATCGCTAACCCCATGCATGTTCGTTCTCTTGCAAGAGAGTGGCAAAGAAGGATCGGCACCCATCTATATATGCATTAATCCTCAAATAAATAGTAACAGAACAAATCGTTATCgaaaaggaaatagaaattAACTATAACAAAGAGCAGTTAGTGTAGATCGACAATAATATAACAAATTGCAGGTGAAATAGCATGGTAAAAGCCCGAAGTCTCCTACTTAATGCTCAGTGCTCTGACATATCAAGGAGTCTCACTGGGAGGTGAGGAGAGTCTTTGGCTTCCAAAAAGTTTCAGTCTTCTGGACACGGTCCAGagagtttctttttttgttagttCATTATGGATGAGGTACTGCAGAAGAAATGGGAAGGTCTCTCTCTAACAGAACAAGAGTATGACACCATGAGAGTGGGGAGTGAAGTGCTGGAGCCACTAAAAGCAAAAGGTAAAAGATGTTTACTCATAATGATCAATGCAGACAGAGTGGTAAACCGTCAGGCTTTCAGGACTACCATGTCCAAGGTTTGGAGATCTGAGGGGTGGTTTCAGTTCAAAGACGTGGGAGAAAATAGGATGCTTGTAGAATTCCAGCACGAACGGGATAAAGACAAGGTTCTACAGGGGAGGCCATGGTCCTTCGACAGAAACCTCATTTGCATACAAGAGCTTGACGGGCAAGTCCCATTAAAAGAGATAACTTTCAATAGAGAGCTCTTCTGGGTACAGGCCCACGACTTGCCTCTGGCATGCATGACTAGAGAGATTGGAATGAAGCCGTTTTCTGGGATGGAGAAAGTAGAAGAGGTTGAAACCGATGAAGCAGGATGCGGATGGGGAAGCACATTAAGAGCCAGAGTAGAGGTTGACATATCAAAGCCTTTAATTCGAGGGAGGTTTATAGAGTTGGAAGGGATGCAGCTGTGGCTCcctttcaaatatgaaaggctACCAgctttttgttttgaatgtgGAACCATCAAACATTCCAGGCTTTGCCCTGGGGCTAGTCGGATGGTTAACAAGGACGCAGGCCACCAATATGGCCCTTGGCTTAGGGCTGTCCCCCCTAGAGCAGGGGCTGCTGATACACAGCGGTATGGTGGCAACATGGTTCAACCTCCTCACCATGGAAACCAGGAAGGAAGCTTGGGGAGGTCTCCAAACACTCACGATCAAGGAGGTAGGCCTGTTGACCATAAAAAGGCTATGACAGGGACAGCACAAAAAGATGTGGAAGACCAAAGTATAAAGGTGGAAAATCCTACTGTTAAGGAAACGAAGGCCCCCCACGTGCCTCAAGATCTTCCTGACGGGGTTGATGGGATTTTGCCATTCCAGGAAGAGCAACCCGTAGAGAATGGGGCCCAggtgtaaaaag containing:
- the LOC109015084 gene encoding uncharacterized protein LOC109015084 — protein: MDEVLQKKWEGLSLTEQEYDTMRVGSEVLEPLKAKGKRCLLIMINADRVVNRQAFRTTMSKVWRSEGWFQFKDVGENRMLVEFQHERDKDKVLQGRPWSFDRNLICIQELDGQVPLKEITFNRELFWVQAHDLPLACMTREIGMKPFSGMEKVEEVETDEAGCGWGSTLRARVEVDISKPLIRGRFIELEGMQLWLPFKYERLPAFCFECGTIKHSRLCPGASRMVNKDAGHQYGPWLRAVPPRAGAADTQRYGGNMVQPPHHGNQEGSLGRSPNTHDQGGRPVDHKKAMTGTAQKDVEDQSIKVENPTVKETKAPHVPQDLPDGVDGILPFQEEQPVENGAQIKELAEARNRATWKRRARDKSYSTAELVPSTNTYQHGVKRSLQTSWESETSEINNKKQRTSVTNKEQDDDQLVVAARQHHQHQ